The Solanum lycopersicum chromosome 9, SLM_r2.1 genome window below encodes:
- the LOC101266753 gene encoding lysine-specific demethylase JMJ31 isoform X2, producing the protein MLSRSGPVFYGDIRSHERVPLSFSTFIRYCLGLLKNRDGRRDDFLESQKHSLAVSDTEQTDLHFEEAPQQFYLAQVPILNFEKKEHMQLECLQEDIQTPVPLETKSLSSVNLWMNSMKARSSTHYDPHHNLLCIVSGCKEVTLWPPSATPYLYPLPLYGEASNHSSVTLEEPDLSLCPRATCLSDFSQKVVLHAGDALFIPEGWFHQVDSEVLTIAVNFWWRSMTISGMLEHMDAYYLRRILKRMTDKEMNKMLQFPSSSMDKTITCTTSQPSNAYRDHVHQGISTNCGYRSSKDELKSKVMLQDLEPCASQSLSELISLVHNRLNPSKLTESTDNSSAGENDETNKRKEDSCSTSNDPVANLILTLHPLRIHSVFLAMANHFPRTLEALVLHALTPVGSEILTRKFEEMDQLISGDDQNQFYQIFYGVFDDQSAAMDVLLNGKELFARQAFENVLGQYLGNNPDGPKQQTK; encoded by the exons ATGCTGTCCAGATCTGGACCAGTCTTTTATGGTGATATTAGAAGCCATGAGAGG GTTCCATTGAGCTTTTCTACCTTTATCAGATATTGCTTGGGCCTGTTGAAGAACAGGGATGGAAGGCGAGATGACTTTTTGGAATCTCAGAAGCATAGTCTTGCAGTATCTGACACTGAGCAAACTGATTTACATTTTGAAGAAGCTCCTCAGCAATTTTATTTAGCACAG GTGCCAATTctgaattttgagaaaaaggAACACATGCAACTGGAGTGCCTTCAAGAAGATATTCAAACG CCTGTACCTTTGGAGACCAAAAGCCTGTCTTCTGTTAATTTGTGGATGAACAGCATGAAGGCTAGATCCAGCACACACTACGATCCACACCACAACCTCTTATGTATAGTCTCTGGATGCAAGGAAG TTACTTTATGGCCACCTTCTGCAACTCCTTACTTATATCCACTACCTCTGTATGGGGAGGCTTCAAACCACAG CTCTGTTACTTTAGAAGAGCCAGATCTTTCACTCTGTCCAAGGGCGACATGCCTAAGCGACTTTTCGCAAAAGGTTGTTCTTCATGCTGGTGATGCTCTGTTCATTCCTGAAGGATG GTTTCATCAAGTGGATAGCGAAGTTTTAACCATCGCTGTCAACTTTTGGTGGCGGTCCATGACAATATCTGGCATGTTGGAGCATATGGATGCATATTATTTGCGTAGAATATTGAAAAG AATGACTGATAAGGAAATG AATAAGATGCTGCAATTTCCTTCAAGTAGTATGGATAAAACTATAACTTGTACTACTTCCCAGCCTAGTAATGCATATAGAg ATCATGTACACCAAGGAATCAGCACTAATTGTGGCTACAGAAGTTCAAAAGATGAGCTTAAGTCGAAAGTGATGCTGCAAGATTTGGAGCCATGTGCATCACAGTCTCTGAGTGAACTTATTTCATTGGTTCATAACCGTCTCAATCCAAGCAAGCTGACGGAATCTACAGATAATTCATCTGCTGGGGAGAATGATGAGacgaataaaagaaaagaggacTCATGTAGCACCAGCAATGATCCAGTTGCTAATCTTATTTTGACTCTTCATCCACTTAGAATCCACAGTGTCTTTCTTGCAATGGCG AACCATTTTCCTAGAACGTTAGAGGCCTTAGTATTGCATGCACTCACTCCTGTTGGATCGGAAATCCTCACTCGAAAATTTGAAGAGATGGATCAGCTAATTTCAGGAGACGACCA GAACCAATTCTACCAGATCTTTTATGGCGTGTTTGATGACCAGTCTGCGGCTATGGATGTACTTCTGAATGGCAAGGAGTTATTTGCTCGTCAG